The DNA window CGCCCCATCCAGCAGGCGAGCGCTTGCCATGGTGACGTCCGGGTGAACCGCCAGATTGTCGGCTTCAAGAAGATCAAGTTCTACACACTTGAGAACATTGGCGCGGGGTTGCTTTCGCTGCCAGAACAAGAAATGCACACAACGGCCTGGTGGCTGCATTTCCCCAGCAGTTTCCTCAACCAGCTCGAAGGCGATACCCCGTCCGAGCGGGCCAACGGCTTATCCGGGCTAGCCAATGCACTCCGCGCCGTTGCAGCCCTGCTGGTGATGTGCGACCCTCGTGACATCGGCGTGGCCCTTACGGAAGAGATTGCCGGCGGGTTGCTCGCCTGGGAGCCCAACCTATATCTCTACGATGCGTATCCCGGGGGAATTGGGCAATCCTTGCCTCTCTTCAATGCCACGAAACGCTTGCTCGAAGGGGCAGAGGAATTGATCTCGAAATGCAGTTGCGAGGCAGGTTGCCCCTCCTGCGTCGGCCCAACTGGAGAAATTGGAGAGAAGGGCAAGCAAGTGGCCCTTCGCGTGCTAGGTCTTCTGAAGGAAGGTATTCTTCCATGGCTACCGAAAAACGAAGAAATTTACGAAGCAGTCTAGACTCGGCCGGCACCATCACTTGGGTCCAAGAAGATGGAACGCGCATCTCTGAAAAGATCATGATGCTCGATCTCAGCTCCCAAGGGGCCTTGATGGAAACAAAGAACCGCCTGGCGTTTCAACAACTTGTCAAACTCGAAGTGCCCGCCCACAAGATCAGCGAAGTCGCCAGAGTGCGGCGTTGCGACCAGAAGGGCCTACGCTTCCGGATCGGTGTCGAATTCATGAACGCTCGCGACATTCAACCCAAAGCACCTCGCTGGACATAGATAATAGAGGTTCATGGTTATTACAGGCGTTTGGTACGCTTTGGTTCTCACAGCCGCAGGGGTACTGACGGGTTATTTCACAAAGACTGCCTGGCTTGGAGCTCCGTTTCTGCTCCTGGCCTTATTTTGCCTTTGGTTCTTCCGCGATCCTGATCGCGTGGTTCCCGGAGGGCCCGTCGCCGTTTCTCCAGCCGACGGCAAGGTGGTGTCGATTTCCAAGGATCCCGATGGCCGCACCCGCCTCTGCATCTTTTTGAATGTTTTCGACGTCCACGTGAATCGCTCGCCGATTGCCGGGACGATCACCAAGCGCATCTACAAGCCAGGCAAATTCCTGGTAGCCAGCAAGGATGAAGCGAGCACCGAGAACGAACAGAATACCTTTGTCGTCGAAGACAATGGTGTCTCGGTTGAGTTCAGCCAAATCGCCGGCTTGATTGCAAGACGGATTGTCTGGTACAAAGATGTCGGCGACAAAGTGGAAAAGGGCGAGCGCGTCGGACTCATCAAATTTGGCTCGCGCGTCGACCTGCTGTTCAATTCCGACTGGAAACTTACGGTTTCCTTAGGGGAACGCGTCTCCGCTGCGTCGAGCATCATCGCCAAAAGGGTCCAATAAAACATATGCCACTGCGCATTTCGGAACGTCTCATCGATCCTAAGAGCCCCGAGCGCAGGCCCAGGCGAGCGGCCTACGCACTCCCCACCTTCTTTA is part of the Bryobacter aggregatus MPL3 genome and encodes:
- a CDS encoding PilZ domain-containing protein, with amino-acid sequence MATEKRRNLRSSLDSAGTITWVQEDGTRISEKIMMLDLSSQGALMETKNRLAFQQLVKLEVPAHKISEVARVRRCDQKGLRFRIGVEFMNARDIQPKAPRWT
- a CDS encoding phosphatidylserine decarboxylase; the protein is MVITGVWYALVLTAAGVLTGYFTKTAWLGAPFLLLALFCLWFFRDPDRVVPGGPVAVSPADGKVVSISKDPDGRTRLCIFLNVFDVHVNRSPIAGTITKRIYKPGKFLVASKDEASTENEQNTFVVEDNGVSVEFSQIAGLIARRIVWYKDVGDKVEKGERVGLIKFGSRVDLLFNSDWKLTVSLGERVSAASSIIAKRVQ